The Vicia villosa cultivar HV-30 ecotype Madison, WI linkage group LG1, Vvil1.0, whole genome shotgun sequence genome includes a region encoding these proteins:
- the LOC131610393 gene encoding agamous-like MADS-box protein AGL62 has protein sequence MSSGRKSRGRQKIEMKKMSNESNLQVTFSRRRSGLFKKASELCTLCDAEIALVVFSPTEKVFSFGHPNIDLVIDRYLSRVPPENNDTMKFIEARRRANACDLNAKLAQINNTLDVEKILGAELSHMCKAAKARFWGTCSIDRMNWAQLEIFKKALEELKNLVSQQGDRRVIHDTSTQTLPFYVDNASSSSIPFQHQLIPKQGQMFSPQYF, from the coding sequence ATGTCAAGCGGAAGGAAAAGTCGAGGCCGTCAAAAGAtcgaaatgaaaaagatgagcaaCGAGAGTAACCTGCAAGTGACTTTCTCAAGACGTCGTAGCGGACTCTTCAAGAAAGCTAGTGAACTTTGCACCCTATGTGATGCAGAAATCGCTCTTGTTGTATTCTCACCAACTGAAAAGGTATTTTCTTTTGGTCACCCTAATATTGATTTAGTCATAGATCGATATCTCTCTCGAGTTCCACCCGAAAACAATGACACCATGAAATTCATTGAGGCTCGTCGTAGAGCTAATGCGTGTGATCTCAATGCTAAGCTGGCTCAAATCAACAACACACTAGATGTTGAAAAGATTCTTGGTGCTGAATTAAGCCATATGTGCAAAGCGGCTAAGGCTCGGTTTTGGGGGACTTGTTCAATTGATAGGATGAATTGGGCTCAACTTGAAATATTCAAGAAGGCTTTGGAGGAGCTTAAGAATCTTGTTTCACAACAAGGTGATAGGCGTGTAATTCATGATACTTCTACTCAAACTCTTCCATTTTATGTTGACAATGCTTCATCCTCTAGCATCCCTTTCCAGCACCAATTAATTCCTAAACAAGGTCAAATGTTTTCACCACAATATTTTTAG
- the LOC131610435 gene encoding agamous-like MADS-box protein AGL62: MSSGRKSRGRQKIEMKKMSNESNLQVTFSRRRSGLFKKASELCTLCDAEIALVVFSPTEKVFSFGHPNIDLVIDRYLSRVPPENNDTMKFIEARRRANACDLNAKLAQINNTLDVEKILGAELSHMCKAAKARFWGTCSIDRMNWAQLEIFKKALEELKNLVSQQGDRRVIHDTSTQTLPFYVDNASSSSIPFKHQLIPKQGQMFSPQYF, translated from the coding sequence ATGTCAAGCGGAAGGAAAAGTCGAGGCCGTCAAAAGAtcgaaatgaaaaagatgagcaaCGAGAGTAACCTGCAAGTGACTTTCTCAAGACGTCGTAGCGGACTCTTCAAGAAAGCTAGTGAACTTTGCACCCTATGTGATGCAGAAATCGCTCTTGTTGTATTCTCACCAACTGAAAAGGTATTTTCTTTTGGTCACCCTAATATTGATTTAGTCATAGATCGATATCTCTCTCGAGTTCCACCCGAAAACAATGACACCATGAAATTCATTGAGGCTCGTCGTAGAGCTAATGCGTGTGATCTCAATGCTAAGCTGGCTCAAATCAACAACACACTAGATGTTGAAAAGATTCTTGGTGCTGAATTAAGCCATATGTGCAAAGCGGCTAAGGCTCGGTTTTGGGGGACTTGTTCAATTGATAGGATGAATTGGGCTCAACTTGAAATATTCAAGAAGGCTTTGGAGGAGCTTAAGAATCTTGTTTCACAACAAGGTGATAGGCGTGTAATTCATGATACTTCTACTCAAACTCTTCCATTTTATGTTGACAATGCTTCATCCTCTAGCATCCCTTTCAAGCACCAATTAATTCCTAAACAAGGTCAAATGTTTTCACCACAATATTTTTAG
- the LOC131610458 gene encoding agamous-like MADS-box protein AGL62, protein MSSGRKSRGRQKIEMKKMSNESNLQVTSSRRRSRLFKKASELCTLCDAEIALVVFSPTEKVFSFGHPNIDLVIDRYLSRVPPENNDTMKFIEARRRANACDLNAKLAQINNTLDVEKILGAELSHMCKAAKARFWGTCSIDRMNWAQLEIFKKALEELKNLVSQQGDRRVIHDTSTQTLPFYVDNASSSSIPFKHQ, encoded by the coding sequence ATGTCAAGCGGAAGGAAAAGTCGAGGCCGTCAAAAGAtcgaaatgaaaaagatgagcaaCGAGAGTAACCTGCAAGTGACTTCCTCAAGACGTCGTAGCAGACTCTTCAAGAAAGCTAGTGAACTTTGCACCCTATGTGATGCAGAAATCGCTCTTGTTGTATTCTCACCAACTGAAAAGGTATTTTCTTTTGGTCACCCTAATATTGATTTAGTCATAGATCGATATCTCTCTCGAGTTCCACCCGAAAACAATGACACCATGAAATTCATTGAGGCTCGTCGTAGAGCTAATGCGTGTGATCTCAATGCTAAGCTTGCTCAAATCAACAACACACTAGATGTTGAAAAGATTCTTGGTGCTGAATTAAGCCATATGTGCAAAGCGGCTAAGGCTCGGTTTTGGGGGACTTGTTCAATTGATAGGATGAATTGGGCTCAACTTGAAATATTCAAGAAGGCTTTGGAGGAGCTTAAGAATCTTGTTTCACAACAAGGTGATAGGCGTGTAATTCATGATACTTCTACTCAAACTCTTCCATTTTATGTTGACAATGCTTCATCCTCTAGCATCCCTTTCAAGCACCAATAA